GTCAAAATTTGCATAGAGCAGAACACATCTTAATGGAGttcagagctgtgtgggaacTAAAATTTCAGGTTTCGGGAAAATCCCACCATTCTGAAATTAGTTTACATGCTGAATTGGCATGAAAACAAAGAATTTCAAAAAATTTCCACAGAATGAAATGttcaaaaaaaattcctttcaggTCAActgatgaaacattttgactttgacTTGTTTAAACTTTTTGTTCTGGGCTTGACCCAAAGCAcatgggagtcaatgggagtctttccaacgACTTCCATGGACTTTAGAATAGACCATCTGTCCATATTTCAGTATTTCAAGGAAAATCTATGGCTATAACTTATAATATGAATAAATTTCTAAACAGAAAGTTGTTTtgaaacaaagaatcaaaatgttATTGAATCGCTTCATTTCATTGTAATTTTTGTAATGAAATTTTGTTGTAATTGACCTGTTCTGGCTACGAACATTTTCAGTTTGATGAATTAGCATTTTCCATCAGACAGACATGCCATCATGAACCATGTTTAGTGGAACTGCATCTCATGGACACCTCTCCTCCTTTTCCAATGCAACCTGCAATTGCACATTGTGTGTGACAACAATAGCAATCGCCTTTatgcagtgtggctggctcctcCTCTCTATTTCCAGCTTTTTCTACAAGAAACAAGAGCCATCCACATTAGGAAACAACTGGAAACAGAGAGGAGGAGCAAGACTTGTACAGCCTTTGAGTACTTCAGAGGTGCTTCGTAGACCAACAGTTGTCCACAGACCATAGTTTGGGAACAGCTCAAGTACACGGTATTGTTAATTCTCGTTTTGATCTGTCCTTATCCTGGTATTGATTGGAATGGTTTGGTTGTTAATGCACTCTCAGTCCTTTGATATTTACTTTGAGATAAAAGCATGTTCTTTTTCCCTTGAGGCTTGAAAAGGCTCAGAGGAGACTGTGACTCCACGAAAGAGATCGCcgaaatggaaaaggaaaaacaagaagctGCCAGTGAAAAGAAAGTCTCCATCAGGAAGCTTTTCAGCTCTTCCAGTTACAGGCAGCCAGTCATTGTGGCACTGATGGTTCAAATATCTCAGCAGTTTTCAGGAATCAATGCAGTGAGTTTGCCTTCTAAAAGAATTGATACTGATCAGTATTGTAAGGAACATCTAAGGCCACAGTGGTCCTTCAGTATTTGCAGATTGAAATCAAATGGGTGTATATATGAGCCTGTTCTGCTGAAAATCAGATTGCATAATATATGTTAGGTACTAATATGGCCCTactcaccatggtatctgagcacctcacagtctttaatatacTTATCccttatcctcacaacacacccTGGGCAGTgctgctatccccattttacagatggggaacggtGGCACGgaaagactaagggtatgtctacactgcagctgggagcaagcctcccagcctaggtagACACTCATGCTCagtgccgggtttacaatggctccagtggctccatggagctgggcccatgctcagaaagGGCTCTGGCCTGCTCCGCTTGCACTGCGCCCCAAAACCCTGCTGGCTCCCCCggccaccacttgctcctctcggcctgcccGCCAGCTAGCCAAGGGCTCCTCTCcgctccctggccccactccctgctcctctctgccccctggctgaaccccagtgcacctccagcTCCGGGCAGTCTCAGCTTCCCACCACCTGAGCGGCCCCCCgcctgtctccccggagctgagccgcctgggactagtgcagaagcctggccagtctcagccaggtggAGGTGGAGACAGTGTagagggcttggctgggcccctccaagCAAGTGCGTCTTGAAGGACCCCGGCTGGGGCAGACCTTGGCCTGGCTGATCGCGCCACTCCCGAGGGGCCAGAGCAATTCCtggccctgggaccagccctggctgtgctgtcaGCTCAACCTGGCAGACACAGTCGCCTccagcagggccagtgagtgTGGCCGgtaggcagggcttgggggagggagtctgtggggagcctgggggggtgctgggctatgaaggggcagggaagatctgtgtgtgttggggcactaaggagtgggggttctgtggggggtggTGGGCAGCTGTAGTGGGgatgtgggcaggggtggtgttgtgcagggcatgtgcatttgtgggtgggtctgggggggcGCTGGGTATAGTGGGTCCGGGTGGGATCTGGCCATAGGAAGTCGGGAGGGCTGTGTGGCGTGGCATGGGCCCACTCCCAAGGGGAATGGGCacactggcagcacagggccgggccggccactgtgcatctggcaactgccggtttgtaaatagtgccctcaccTTGGGTGGAGCGGTGcttcccctgccatgccatgccccattgcctctggctggcccctcgctccGGGGACTAACCTCCCcgcaccatgctccattgcctccatgagggcccacaaatatgtttagcaccaggcccacaaaaggttaatccggccctgctccTGCTATTTCTGCTCAAGCTACTGtacaaaaaaaaagcagcatggaCATTGTGGCTCGGATGGCAAATATCAGAACCCCCaggtctgagctcaggtggctagcccaagtctCCACCAgagctgcaatgtccacactgctatttgtagcGTGCTAGCTCTCACTGACTCATTTCCCGGCCATTGCTGGGGCTTCAGGCACTGGAGCAGGtctgtccctcctattctctgcctgtgacagTCTAGTCTCATGTGACCtcctttggtctcatttcagttgttgggtttggtGTACAgatgctgggtggtgctggtggcctgtgctatataggaagtcagactagatgatctagtggtcccttctggccataatctctaccagggctgggaggctcccagctgcaatgtacaCAAActctaagtaacttgcccaaggtcagacaggaaatctatggcagagaagaaaatgaacttgggtctcccaaagACCAGACTAGTGCTCTAATTACTGCaccattcttcctctcttccTACAATATACTGTAAGGGGAAATTCTGCACTGGCAGAGGAGATGGAGTAGGTGACCTACTCATTTTTCCTCCTATCTCTACATCAGTGAGAAAGGATTCACCTTCTCTTTGGAGagaaaggaaaacatttaaattattctaatgaaggaaagtgtattaaaaattaatttaaaaaatcagccaTATTAAGAGGTTTGTCTAGCATGCAAAAGAAGCTTGCCATTCTGGCGAATTGGCTTTCAAGAGAAAACCCAGAATTATATGGCAGAAAAGcaggtttgggtttttgtttttttaaatgtatatattcaGTGGTTTAAGATGGGAAATTCAGTAGGAtttctaactcccttaggctcctttgaaatttCTAACCTTAATTATTATaacaaactgtttaaaaaatagtTGGAAAAACAAATCGTAATTACTTCAAATCTCAGCCAAGAAAATGCAAATCTTCCCTCGAAGACAGAAATTTCCACCTGCAGTGGGGTATAACCTTTCATCCTAATTTGTTTCAATAGATCTTTTACTACTCTACAAACATTTTTGTAAGAGCAGGAGTTGATCAACCAGTTTATGCAACCATTGGTGTTGGTGTCGTGAACACTGTCTTCACAGTTATCGCCGTAAGTAGATATCTCTTTGTTAGATAGCTTGATAGCCCAGTCAAAAGAAAACGCACTATAATTTGATTATAAGAAAAAGATTTAATCATGGTATTGGAGGGAGTTGTGGAGCCAAGAAAGTCACAAAgagctgatcctgcaaaccttatGCACAGGAAAAATACTTGCATGAGAAATGATTGCAAGGCCAAGTCCCAAAGTACAAACTGCACTATCAAATGTACTGAGAATGAAAACTCTGCCTGGTTCTGTACAAATCATGAACCTCTACTGGTTTGTGTTTTCTGCAAAAGTAAAACTTGTGTCAGTTGTTAAACTgagtcctggagactgaagttctcTTGCTTATagtcttaagaacataagaatggccatactgggtcagaccaaaggtccatccagcccagtatcctgtctaccaacagtggccaatgccaggtgccccagagggagtgaacctaacaggtaatgatctagtgatctttctcctgccatccatctctaccctctgacaaacagaggctagggcaccattccttacccatcctggctaatagccattaatggacttaacctccatgaatttatccaattctcttttaaatcctgttatagtcctagccttcacaacctcctcaggcaaggagttccacaggttgactgtgtactgagtaaagaagaacttccttttatttgttttaaacctgctgcccattaatttcatttgggggcccaagttcttatattatgggaacaagtaaataacttttccttatttactttctccacaccactcatgattttacataCCTCTAACATTTCCCCCctaagtctcctcttttccaagctgaaaagtcctagcctctttaatctctcctcatatgggacccgttccaaacccctaatcattgtagttgcccttttctgaaccttttctaatgccagtatatcttctttgagatgaggggactatatctgtacacagtattcaagatgtgggcataccatggatttatataagggcaatacgatattctctatcccttttttaatgattcctaacatcccgtttacttttttgactgctgctgcacactgcgtggacgtcttcagagaactatccacgatgacgccaagctctttctcctgattagttgtagctaaattagcccccatcatattgtatgtatagttgggattattttttccaatgtgcattactttacatttatccacattaaatttcatttgccattttgttgcccaatcacttagttttgtaagatctttttgaagttcttcacagtctgctttggtcttaactatcttgagcagtttagtatcatctgcaaactttgccacctcactgtttacccctttctccagatcatttatgaataagttgaataggattagtcctaggactgacccttggggaacaccactagttacccctctccattctgaaaatttaccatttattcctaccctttgttccctgtcttttaaccagttctcaatccatgaaaggatctttcctcttatcccatgacaacttaatttacataagagcctttggtgagggaccttgtcaaatgctttctggaaatctaagtacactatgtccactggatcccccttgtccacatgtttgttgaccaccctcaaagaactctaacagattagtaagacacgatctccctttacagaaaccatgttgccttttgtgcaacaatttatgttcttctatgtatctgacaattttattctttactattgtctcaactaatttgcccagttctgacattagacttaccagactgtaattgccaggatcacctctagagccctagTCTTGTCTATAGAACAGCTACAGTGTGGGGAACACTGGTAAATGCTTTTCATTATTGCCCTGCCAGTGTGCCTCAACCTCTGTCTTATCTCTGATATTATCTattgtatttatatagcacccaTCCTGGTAATATCTAGATGATGTTCTGTACGACCAAGAGGATAGTTCAAACTTCATGGCCCATTTGATCAATAGTCTTTCTGCCTAGAATGCCAACAAAATTCCAGTTAGTAACCAATTGAGGTTCTTTTCATGGGGATACTTAAAACCAAATCATTTTCCTTAGGCCTCCAGATAGCCTTCTGATGATGAGGTGACTTTCACCCACTAACAACCAGGAGTGGATTTGAACCATCAATCCACAGCTGTAGAACTGTGTAGCCTACCATCACCAAGCCTGTAAGCCACCCCAGTCTCTCTGGACAAAATTGCTTTCATGAAAAAACACCAGCATTCCCTATTAGAAGGTGGTTTGTGTAGTTTATTGTGAAATGAGGGGTTTAGAATGAGTTCCTGTGACAGCCCTTTGTATGTTCTACTGCCATGGCATATCAGTTACAGTCATGTTTAGCTTGCTGCCTGATGACATTTACTCTTCAATTCTTTGACCATGAGTATTTAAATATTACCTAATATTTGTCAATCAGTTACATACCTACTGTCTGTTTTCCCAAACCATTTGCACTGTGTTGGACCTTGACAAAAGGAGCAGAAATAGCAATCAGAATTTGCAATCTGCAACCCAGCGAGATGaactgcttgagctaaaagccCCATTTAACCTCTAGGAAAATAGATGATCATGTCTTATCAACAGTCTCAGAGTGACCACTGCTTAGGGATCTGTAGGAGGCAAGGAGTGTTCCTGGCCACAGGGAAGAGAGGCCAGCCAGGGACTCATAAGTGGAGCAAGTCCTGAGATGTTCTGCAGGAATAAGTAGGTAGATTGAGGCCTCATATACAGTAGGAATTTACATTActatagctatgtctctcaggagtgtgaagTCCACTACACTTATTAGGGaaggtcttcactacccgctggattgGCAGGTAGTGATagatctatcggggatcaatttatcacatCTCGTCTAGATGtaataaatcgatccctgaacgCGTTCCCCATTGACTCCGGAATTCCAGCTCGCGAGAAGCggaagcggagttgacgggggagcagcagcggtcAACTCGCCACCAtcctcacggccaggtaagtcgacctaagatacgccaacttcagctacgctattcacgtagctgaagttgcgtatcttaggtcgatctCCCgccctcccagtgtagaccacGGCTTAGcaatactgacctaacccctggtgtagactgTGACATGTTGACAGAAGGTCGCGGACATGGATCACCAATGCCGACTGGAGAATCACTACTGTCAgaataggtagtgtctacactgaagtatgatgcagctgcgccgctgtagtgttttaagtgtagacatactctgataCAGCTGCACTTGCGCAAACCCTAGAGTAGACCTGGTACATTAGTGTAAGCCATGACTTGTCTGGTGCATATTACCCCGGTTTGAAATTTGCACTGGTGCCGTGTATCCAGGTGGATTAAAAACCCCAATGTAGACAAGGTCAGACTAGTAAAATATCCCCAAAAGAGGTGCAAGCTTCTTCCACTTATCTCAATGGGTTGCTAAATGTAAAGGATCACTGGGGCACCTTCACCAGAGAAAAATCCTAATTGAAACCAAGAAAAGCTGCATTCATGCCAGCCACAATTTAAACTGATGAactacatctacactaggggtttgcaCCGGGGACTAGAATCTACTCCAATATGGACAAAGCCTCTGTCTCTGAATACAAAAATTCCATGATGAATCACTTTACTTTGGGAAGACAATCACCAGAATAAGAAaggtcttgattttttttcttcaaattggAAGGTTAGAATCTATAGAAAATAACCTGTGTGAGAAAGCAGCGGAGATACCTTTAGTCTTTGGAATATGTGAGTTCTGCACATCCATGGATTTGCATTGTCCTTTGCTATGTTGCTCTGTGCAGTAGCTGGTTAACAATCTCCACCAGCAGATATCATCATAGTGTAAATTAAGGATCTTCATTCAGTACCTAAGTGCAAAGCTCTAACACATGAGTTAAAAGAGCAAAACCATTagctgatagcagtagtaggctgttataaTCTATGAGGACCAATTTCTGGAAGGGGACTTGATGTAGGTTTCATATATGTGTTACTAATTGAAGACTGCAGGTTTGATAAAGCCTAATATACATCATGAATTTCTACAGGTCTTCCTTGTGGAGAAAACAGGGAGACGGTCCCTGTTTATTGCTGGTTTGATAGGTATGCTAGCAAGTGCCGTAGCCATGACAGTTGGACTTGTGCTCCTggtgagttgtttttttttcctggtttcaCTCCATGGTTTGGTTTCTTGTCCGTTTGCATACAAACATATTGCCAATGACTCTATTTAACACTGAGTATGTTGCAAGTTTATTTCAGATAAGGAGATCAGAAAATAATCCTCCCTCATGCAAAATTTCATAAGCATCATTCAAATCACATGATGAACTCCCAGCTCACACAAACATGTTACACCTTGCCTTGTGAGATGATCTCACACAACATAAGTAAACTCTGATGCCTGCTTTGCTAACCCCATACAGCTTTGAGAATGTTGGAACTTCTACCATAATGGACCAGTCCTTCAGAGAGTGCATTTAAGAACTTTCCATGTAGTACAATCATCGGCTAATTTCAAGACATTTCATAAAATTGACAGTTATGCACACTATGGCAGGTAtaataaaatctcatgcttcagaacaTAAGCTGATGACTATAGATGTTAGGAAGGAATTGTTCACTACGCCAGGCAGTGCTCAGTTAGCCTGTGTTTTCACTTTCCTCTAAAACATCCGGCACTAGCCTCTGCTGGACCCAGGATATCAGACTTGCAGGGTAAATGGTCTGCTCCAATATGACAATTCCTATATTCTTATTATAAGCCCCAGCCACAACCACAGACTATATACCTTCATGCTTTGTAGAAGCACCTTTTCTAGAAGTGAATCTAAGCATTGTGGTTCTGTCCTGTCTCTCGTCCCTGTACTTGCAGTTTTGAGTCTTGGGGTGGGAACCTTTGTTTGGAATTAGGAACAGGCTATAACATCAGAATACATTTATAGGGGGATTCAGAGGGGAATGTACATTTCGGTGGTGGATCTTCTGAACCATTTGAGATTCTCTCCTCACTAATAAGAATAGAATTTGGTATCCGctagagggcagaatttgtcccaataAATTAATCAAATATATGTCTTTGTGACTTTGTGCTTTGGAATCTGGAATcaaattctaccctcagttaAACTAGAGTAAATCCACTCAGCCAAATACATAGGTGATGCATAAGGCTATGAATCTTACCTGTCAATGTGTAAATGTAAGGGAGTGAAATACTAgcccaattgaaatcagtggcaaaattcccactaatACCAATACGGTCAGGATTTCATGCTCTGAGCCTAACAGAATCTGAGTGTAAGAGATCTAAAATATTGGTGTAAATTACATGTAAATAAGATGTGATGTAAAGTAGCAGGTGACTTTCTTTAATAAACACCCTCTTACACTCTCCTGGTAGTTGCTTCCTCTGCTACTCTCCTCTCTCTGGCCACTCAAtgggtgcatctacactgcacacttccTTCAGTGGCATGCAGTCTATATACCCCTAGCACAGGTATACATAGCGGTGTAGCTAGCGAGGCGCAGCTTAGGCAAGTAGAATAAAGACATGCCTGGAGGGTGTGGGCATGTATGCAAGCACATACCATACCCGTTCTCTTGTTGCCCAAGCTCTGCCTCTGCCTTTACCCAGCTATTCTGAGCAGCGTAGCGTCCCACTGCCTTTCCCCATCGAGGAGAAATGAGccagccagagcctttcccccttgctggaatctctctctgcttccacccctccgccagagcctttcactgacacatgtagctACGCCCTGCAGTATGGATGCGccttgcttttcactgtggtgtgtagctacacatgcaCTACACGCTGCTGCCAGGGGACTATGTGCCAGGGGACTATGCTGCCATAGTGCAAATATAATCAGTATATGTTTCACCTGCTTAGGGTACATGTACGCTGCACAGCtctgattgcagcacatgtagatgtaccagagctagctttaatctaggtaCCAATAATAGTGAAGCTATAGCAGCATGGGGCTTCAGTGTGGGCTAAACAAGCCCCCCTGGGATCCTGGGTAGGTATTCAGGTGGCTGGCACATGCTGAACGCTGCCGTGGCTTCTCTGCTCTGGTACTAGATGGATTAAATCTAGCTTGGGGATGTCTACATGTGCTACAATTACATATCCCCAATTTatagtctagacatacccttagattccCTGTGACTCAGATTCTTTATGGTCCAAAGCCTCATCTGGTGAAAACTGGCAtcactccattggcttcactggagctatgctgTTTTACACCAACTAAGGATCTGGCTCAGTGGATCACATCCAGAGGTGATGCATAGGGATATAACTTGCATTTGGGTCAGTGGATGGGGATCTAAGCAGTCTACAGGCACTTCTTCTCACTGATGTGAACCCAGAGTAATTCAGCTCATGTTAATGCAGCTACTTtggatttaccccagtgtaactgagatcagtaaAGGCCTGCTGCCTTTAATCCATTACAAGTTTAATTCGGCATGTCTGTTGCTTTTACTCAGCTTGTCTGAACTGAAAGAAACTTCTGCAGCAGCTCAACAATTCAAGAAATTAACAGTGATGAAAGATGACTGTATTGGAAACCTATACTCATGTTGTGAATTCACTTTTACTTACTTCTATTTATAGAGCACTTTTGCTTGGATGAGCTACGTGAGCATGGTCACAGTTTTTCTCTTCGTAATTTTCTTCGAAGTCGGGCCTGGACCAATCCCCTGGTTTATTGTTGCTGAACTGTTCAGTCAAGGGCCCCGCCCTGCCGCCATAGCCATAGCTGGATTCTGCAACTGGACCTGCAACTTCATCATTGGAATGTGTTTCCAGTACATTGCAGTAAGAAAAGTTCCTAAAATCTTGCACATGACAGACACCCTCAAAACATTGGTTGAGATTTCCAAAATAGTGTAGGGGGGTGGACACACAtatcttccattaaaattaacgGAAGATGGGTGTCTAAATCTCTCtagattgctttgaaaatcttaacATTTGCAATACAAATGATAAGGAAACCATGGGGTTGTTATTAATTCATCACTATGGTTTCATTTTTCCCATTACAGGATCTGTGTGGCCCTTATGTGTTCATGACCTTCGCCGTTCTGCTCTTCGGCTTCGTTTTATTCACACACTTTAAAGTACCAGAAACAAAAGGAAAGTCTTTTGAAGAGATTTCAGCTGAGTTCCGCCGCAAGGGGCGCTCAGCAACAAAAGGACCCAAAGCTGCAACTGAACTGGAGGGTTTGCGAGGCAGCCAGGAAGCATAAAAACCGGCAAACTGTGTACAAGAAGGAGagtaaagaaatatattttttaatgcaTCTGAAAACACCTTAGACAAAAGCATGGTTTTGTAAAAACACCGCTGATCAAAAACCAGTAGGTCAAATCAGTACCATGCTTCTGACTGATATACCTGGTAGTGTATGTATCTACTGCCCCTGAGACTAACCTGACGTTATGGTCTAAGGGTTCAGTGTATCTTGGTGTTGCCCTAAAAAGACATAGGAAAGAATGGAAGGAATAAATACAGAAAGGCTTCCATGGTGCACTGAATTGATTCAGTACAGTAACAATCTTCATTCGCTGGAGACAGGTATACACCAACCAAGAGCATAATgcagaaggggcaaaagaaagaaaagagatgcTGCAATTTATTCTTATGGATGGTTTCATCCTTTCTTCCCATGCCTGTTTCTTCCTTTGCTGAGTGATAGGAAGCCTGGGAAAACCAAATGCTACTGTAGTTGTCATACTAGTATAAAGACATAACTAGCTGAAGGTGCTAAATATAAAAGAGTGAGTGAATTTGCCACCTGATCCTACAGTGGTGTAGCCTGGCCTATATTTCTTTCCTCTCTAACTTTTACTCCTTTGATGTTAAGGCTTCAAGACTAATTCTGGACTCATTAAAGACAATAGGAGTTtggtcactgacttcagtgggacccagATTTGGCCCCATAGCATATATTCAGGTAATAAGATTAACACAATCAGctaaattcattcctggtgtaattcTGTAATCTTGGCTGCCATTATACTGGAAAGGAATTTGAGCAATGACTGTCATGTGATACACTGATCACAGGTTAAGCGGTAGCTGAAACTATGCATACAAGATCACGTGAAAACCAGCAGTGCCAACTGAGATACCACAGAATAGGAGGTCAGACCTTAAAACACTTGTTCACAAGTAAAATGGTACAGATGTGACAGGAGGCAAGTATCAGAGATTGCCAGTCAAGAGTTTTATACGGTACGTTAAATAGTAAAATAGATATTGTGAATGATATTAGGCTTGTGCCTTCAATGTTATTATCTTTGCCTATTACATAAAAGTGCCATGAACAATGCTGTCGATGTTTGTTGGCTTTTGTTGCTACTTTCCCTAGGTCAGTCTTGACTGTGGGAGCTAGACCCCTTGAACGTAAGAGCTAGCGTCTCAGGACGAGCTTTTCTGATGCTCAGATCTCCCTGTGTTGCAATCATTGCACTGGCCCTGagcaaactgattttaaaatgtgctgtgTAGCGGTTAGAGTACAGGCCTGGGGGTCAGGAATCCTGGAGCCTGATAAtcttgaagtaaatgggagttgtgtgtgccCTAGtttatattcctggctctgccactgattcactgtgtgactttgggtagaTAAAgcttcagtttgcccatctgtaaaatgagtacAATACGTGGATGTTGTGCAGCTTGACTTTTTAGTATTCGGAAAGCACTTCAAGAGCCTCATTGGGAAGGCAAAGCATTATTAGATTGAAAGCCTTCATGGGGCTGatactaaggctatgtcttcactgtagAGTTAGCCTGGATGATTGGCGCCTGAGTTAGCCTCGTCTGGGTGTGAGCATCCCCACAGCAAAGCTCTACCTGCATCACTGTGTCCT
This DNA window, taken from Caretta caretta isolate rCarCar2 chromosome 9, rCarCar1.hap1, whole genome shotgun sequence, encodes the following:
- the SLC2A2 gene encoding solute carrier family 2, facilitated glucose transporter member 2 isoform X1 — encoded protein: MEKASKMQEEKHLTGTLVLSVFTAVLGFFQYGYSLGVINAPQRVIEAHYSRVLGIAPIDRSAMNFTDTNGNMIFPDLEELDVGKSTLTLYWSLSVSIFAIGGMISSFAVGWIGDKLGRVKAMLAVNVLSIIGNLLMGLAKFGPSHILIIAGRAITGLYCGLSSGLVPMYVGEISPTALRGALGTLHQLAIVTGILISQILGLDFLLGSEDMWPLLLGLSGAAALLQFFLLLLCPESPRYLYIKLGKVEEAKKCLKRLRGDCDSTKEIAEMEKEKQEAASEKKVSIRKLFSSSSYRQPVIVALMVQISQQFSGINAIFYYSTNIFVRAGVDQPVYATIGVGVVNTVFTVIAVFLVEKTGRRSLFIAGLIGMLASAVAMTVGLVLLSTFAWMSYVSMVTVFLFVIFFEVGPGPIPWFIVAELFSQGPRPAAIAIAGFCNWTCNFIIGMCFQYIADLCGPYVFMTFAVLLFGFVLFTHFKVPETKGKSFEEISAEFRRKGRSATKGPKAATELEGLRGSQEA
- the SLC2A2 gene encoding solute carrier family 2, facilitated glucose transporter member 2 isoform X2, which gives rise to MEKASKMQEEKVIEAHYSRVLGIAPIDRSAMNFTDTNGNMIFPDLEELDVGKSTLTLYWSLSVSIFAIGGMISSFAVGWIGDKLGRVKAMLAVNVLSIIGNLLMGLAKFGPSHILIIAGRAITGLYCGLSSGLVPMYVGEISPTALRGALGTLHQLAIVTGILISQILGLDFLLGSEDMWPLLLGLSGAAALLQFFLLLLCPESPRYLYIKLGKVEEAKKCLKRLRGDCDSTKEIAEMEKEKQEAASEKKVSIRKLFSSSSYRQPVIVALMVQISQQFSGINAIFYYSTNIFVRAGVDQPVYATIGVGVVNTVFTVIAVFLVEKTGRRSLFIAGLIGMLASAVAMTVGLVLLSTFAWMSYVSMVTVFLFVIFFEVGPGPIPWFIVAELFSQGPRPAAIAIAGFCNWTCNFIIGMCFQYIADLCGPYVFMTFAVLLFGFVLFTHFKVPETKGKSFEEISAEFRRKGRSATKGPKAATELEGLRGSQEA
- the SLC2A2 gene encoding solute carrier family 2, facilitated glucose transporter member 2 isoform X3, translating into MNCRVKAMLAVNVLSIIGNLLMGLAKFGPSHILIIAGRAITGLYCGLSSGLVPMYVGEISPTALRGALGTLHQLAIVTGILISQILGLDFLLGSEDMWPLLLGLSGAAALLQFFLLLLCPESPRYLYIKLGKVEEAKKCLKRLRGDCDSTKEIAEMEKEKQEAASEKKVSIRKLFSSSSYRQPVIVALMVQISQQFSGINAIFYYSTNIFVRAGVDQPVYATIGVGVVNTVFTVIAVFLVEKTGRRSLFIAGLIGMLASAVAMTVGLVLLSTFAWMSYVSMVTVFLFVIFFEVGPGPIPWFIVAELFSQGPRPAAIAIAGFCNWTCNFIIGMCFQYIADLCGPYVFMTFAVLLFGFVLFTHFKVPETKGKSFEEISAEFRRKGRSATKGPKAATELEGLRGSQEA